The proteins below come from a single Malus domestica chromosome 03, GDT2T_hap1 genomic window:
- the LOC103432632 gene encoding uncharacterized protein yields MGDVILYVEEDLKTCSAVSLCRICHEEETGSSDKTMEAPCACSGTVKFAHRDCIQRWCNEKGNTTCEICLQSYEPGYTAPPPKKTQIDDSAVTIRDSVQVPRRELEEEEEEEEEEEEEGAGSPRLAIEIGYSSSQCSYAADRSASCCRSLALLFTVVLLVRHLFVVLTGSDEDYPFTLLTVLIIKSSGIILPMYILFRTITAIQNSIHRQYHQYHRYEQQGPEDETDSEDLADNEEAQQHHIV; encoded by the exons ATGGGAGACGTGATACTGTACGTGGAGGAGGATTTGAAAACATGCTCGGCAGTTTCGCTCTGCAGGATTTGCCATGAAGAAGAAACCGGAAGCTCCGATAAGACCATGGAAGCTCCCTGTGCATGCTCTGGAACTGTTAAG TTTGCTCACAGAGATTGCATACAGAGGTGGTGCAACGAGAAAGGCAATACAACCTGCGAAATATGTCTTCAG AGTTATGAACCAGGATACACAGCACCACCGCCAAAGAAGACGCAGATAGACGACTCAGCAGTAACAATTAG AGACAGCGTGCAGGTTCCGAGAAGAGagctggaggaggaggaggaggaggaggaggaggaggaggaggagggcgcAGGAAGCCCAAGATTAGCAATAGAAATTGGCTACTCCTCTTCTCAATGCTCGTATGCGGCTGACAGAAGTGCATCTTGTTGTCGATCTCTCGCTCTCCTT TTTACGGTGGTGTTGCTGGTGAGGCACCTCTTTGTGGTGCTTACCGGTTCCGACGAAGATTACCCCTTCACGCTTCTAACT GTGCTTATTATAAAGTCTAGTGGGATTATCCTGCCAATGTACATATTATTTCGAACAATCACAGCCATCCAAAACAGCATCCACCGCCAGTATCATCAATATCATCGTTATGAACAACAAGGCCCTGAAGATGAGACCGATAGCGAAGACCTGGCTGACAATGAAGAAGCTCAACAACATCATATAGTATGA